One genomic segment of Thermovibrio guaymasensis includes these proteins:
- the ilvN gene encoding acetolactate synthase small subunit, which yields MDRKEERKHIISVLVENQPGALARIIELFSSRGYNIESLNVGHTEDPTISRITMVAKGDEHTIEQIVKQLRRIIDVFKVRDLTDKKKLDRELLIVRLSVETKDKKEEVKRLVDIFGAQIVDVSHDTYTVELTGDEDQVDAFLELIKPLGIKEMARTGRVAMVRALQGETFGEEKT from the coding sequence ATGGATAGGAAAGAGGAGAGGAAACATATAATAAGCGTTCTTGTTGAAAATCAGCCGGGAGCTCTAGCAAGGATAATAGAGCTCTTCAGCTCTAGAGGTTACAATATAGAAAGTCTAAACGTAGGTCATACGGAAGACCCCACAATATCAAGAATTACAATGGTAGCAAAGGGAGACGAGCACACAATTGAGCAGATAGTCAAACAGCTAAGGAGAATAATAGACGTCTTTAAGGTAAGGGATTTAACGGATAAGAAGAAGCTGGATAGGGAGCTCCTCATAGTCCGCCTATCGGTTGAGACAAAGGATAAGAAGGAAGAAGTAAAAAGGCTTGTTGACATATTTGGAGCTCAGATCGTTGACGTTTCCCACGATACCTATACCGTTGAACTAACCGGAGATGAGGACCAAGTTGACGCGTTTTTAGAACTAATAAAGCCCCTCGGTATCAAAGAAATGGCAAGGACTGGAAGAGTTGCAATGGTAAGAGCACTACAGGGCGAAACTTTCGGAGAGGAAAAAACTTAA
- the ilvC gene encoding ketol-acid reductoisomerase: MAKVYYDEDASLEYLKDKTVAILGYGSQGHAHALNLRDSGINVIIGIRPGKSAEKAKKDGFEVLTPEEASKKADVIMFLLPDPVQKRVYEEEVRPNLEPGKALAFAHGFNIHFNQIVPPQDVDVFMVAPKGPGHLVRWTYLEGAGVPALVAVHQDATGKAKEIALAYAKGIGATRAGVIETTFKEETETDLFGEQAVLCGGVSALIKAGFETLTEAGYQPEVAYFECLHELKLIVDLIYQHGLAGMRYSISDTAEYGDYTRGPRVIDERVKENMKQILKEIQTGQFAKEFVLEAQANYPVLNAYRRMEAEHPIEKVGKKLREMMPFLKEQKKELK, from the coding sequence ATGGCAAAGGTATACTACGACGAAGATGCAAGCCTTGAGTACCTTAAGGACAAGACAGTAGCAATCCTCGGCTACGGAAGTCAAGGACACGCCCATGCCCTTAACTTAAGGGACAGCGGAATTAACGTGATAATCGGTATCAGGCCTGGTAAATCTGCAGAAAAGGCTAAAAAGGACGGCTTTGAAGTTTTAACGCCGGAAGAAGCCTCAAAGAAAGCCGACGTTATAATGTTCCTACTGCCAGACCCTGTTCAAAAGAGGGTTTACGAAGAGGAAGTAAGACCAAACTTGGAGCCTGGAAAAGCCCTCGCTTTTGCCCACGGTTTCAACATTCACTTTAACCAGATTGTTCCTCCTCAGGACGTTGACGTATTTATGGTAGCTCCAAAAGGGCCTGGTCACTTAGTTCGCTGGACCTACCTTGAAGGAGCAGGAGTTCCTGCACTCGTAGCCGTTCACCAGGACGCCACAGGAAAAGCAAAGGAAATTGCCCTTGCCTACGCTAAAGGTATCGGTGCAACGAGGGCCGGAGTAATTGAAACAACCTTCAAAGAGGAAACAGAAACCGACCTCTTTGGAGAGCAGGCGGTCCTCTGCGGTGGAGTTTCTGCACTAATAAAGGCCGGGTTTGAGACCCTTACAGAGGCAGGTTACCAGCCTGAAGTTGCATACTTTGAGTGCCTCCACGAGCTTAAGCTAATAGTTGACCTCATCTACCAGCACGGCCTTGCAGGTATGAGGTACTCAATATCAGACACAGCTGAGTACGGAGACTACACTAGAGGCCCAAGGGTAATTGACGAAAGGGTCAAAGAGAACATGAAACAAATCCTTAAAGAAATCCAAACTGGACAGTTCGCAAAAGAGTTCGTCCTTGAAGCTCAGGCAAACTATCCAGTTCTCAACGCCTACAGGAGAATGGAAGCTGAACATCCGATTGAAAAAGTCGGAAAGAAACTAAGAGAGATGATGCCATTCTTAAAAGAGCAGAAGAAAGAGCTCAAGTAG
- the ilvB gene encoding biosynthetic-type acetolactate synthase large subunit has product MKLSGAEILLRALELEGVERIFGYPGGAVLDIYDRLPFSPLKHYLTRHEQGAAHAADGYARATGKVGVCFATSGPGATNLVTGLATAQIDSSPVVAFTGNVPTFMIGNDAFQEVDTVGITRPITKHNFLVKDVKDLADTIKKAFHIAKTGRPGVVLVDLPKDVTRELTDFFEEEYKAPVQIRSYKPVLKGHPGQIKRAAKAIATSERPVLYIGGGVVSSGASDLVVKMAEVANIPMVATLMGLTAVPSNHPFFLGMLGMHGTYAANMAVQEADLLIAIGARFDDRVTGKLSEFAPNAKVIHIDIDSAEIGKNKPVDIPIVGDAKLVMEELLPEVEKLVAKNREFYGARERWILKVRSWAERYPLWYEPSDRIIKPQFVIEKVWQVTKGEAIITTDVGQHQMWTAQYYKFKYPRQFITSGGLGTMGFGVPAAIGAKVGRPDKTVFCISGDGSFQMNMQEIVTAVHYNIPIKVAILNNNFLGMVRQWQGIFYDKNYSQVHLDVQPDFVKLVEAMGGVGLRAEKPSEVEEVLKEAMSINDRPVVIDFIVDREEDVYPMVPPGGALHEMILPSYGKKREKKAV; this is encoded by the coding sequence ATGAAGCTCTCTGGAGCAGAGATTTTACTAAGAGCCCTTGAACTTGAAGGTGTTGAAAGGATTTTTGGATACCCCGGGGGAGCAGTATTAGATATCTACGACCGATTACCATTCAGCCCCTTAAAGCACTACCTTACAAGGCATGAACAGGGAGCGGCCCACGCAGCCGACGGGTATGCAAGGGCTACAGGGAAAGTTGGAGTCTGCTTTGCCACATCCGGCCCAGGTGCAACGAATTTAGTAACAGGCCTAGCAACAGCTCAGATAGACTCCTCCCCCGTAGTAGCCTTTACAGGAAACGTCCCGACTTTCATGATAGGCAACGACGCATTTCAGGAAGTTGATACAGTTGGAATAACCCGCCCTATAACAAAACACAACTTCTTAGTAAAGGACGTTAAAGACCTTGCAGATACGATTAAAAAGGCCTTCCACATTGCAAAAACAGGCCGTCCCGGCGTCGTCCTGGTTGACCTTCCAAAGGACGTTACAAGGGAACTAACAGACTTCTTTGAGGAGGAGTATAAAGCTCCTGTTCAGATAAGGAGTTACAAGCCTGTTCTAAAGGGACACCCAGGACAGATAAAGAGAGCCGCAAAGGCCATAGCAACCTCTGAAAGACCGGTTCTCTATATCGGCGGAGGTGTTGTCTCCTCAGGAGCCTCAGACCTAGTCGTAAAGATGGCAGAAGTTGCGAACATTCCCATGGTTGCTACCTTAATGGGCTTAACGGCAGTCCCAAGCAACCACCCCTTCTTCCTCGGAATGCTCGGAATGCATGGAACTTACGCGGCAAACATGGCAGTTCAGGAGGCCGACCTCCTCATAGCAATAGGTGCAAGGTTTGACGACAGGGTAACGGGGAAACTTTCAGAGTTTGCCCCAAACGCAAAGGTTATACATATAGATATTGACAGCGCAGAGATTGGTAAGAACAAACCTGTTGACATACCTATAGTTGGAGATGCAAAGCTCGTAATGGAGGAGCTCCTCCCTGAAGTTGAAAAGTTAGTAGCGAAGAACAGGGAGTTCTACGGAGCAAGGGAGAGGTGGATACTAAAGGTGAGGAGCTGGGCTGAGCGCTACCCTCTTTGGTACGAACCGAGCGATAGGATAATAAAACCTCAGTTCGTAATAGAGAAGGTCTGGCAAGTAACAAAGGGAGAGGCCATAATAACTACAGACGTTGGACAGCACCAGATGTGGACGGCCCAGTACTACAAGTTTAAGTACCCACGCCAGTTCATTACCTCTGGTGGACTCGGAACTATGGGATTTGGCGTTCCGGCTGCCATCGGAGCAAAAGTTGGAAGGCCCGATAAAACAGTCTTCTGTATTTCCGGAGACGGTTCGTTCCAGATGAACATGCAGGAAATCGTTACCGCCGTTCACTACAACATCCCCATAAAGGTAGCAATCCTAAACAACAACTTCCTCGGAATGGTGCGCCAGTGGCAGGGAATCTTCTACGACAAGAACTATTCCCAAGTTCACCTTGACGTTCAGCCAGACTTTGTAAAGCTGGTTGAGGCAATGGGAGGAGTCGGACTAAGGGCTGAAAAGCCCTCAGAAGTAGAAGAAGTCTTAAAGGAAGCGATGTCTATAAACGACAGGCCCGTTGTTATAGACTTTATCGTAGATAGGGAAGAGGACGTATATCCGATGGTTCCGCCAGGAGGAGCCCTTCACGAAATGATTCTGCCAAGTTACGGTAAGAAGAGGGAGAAAAAAGCGGTTTAA